The sequence GGGAAACTGATCGAGTCTAAACCCAAAGTTCTATACGAACAGATGccagtaatctatatattcgCGATCAACACGACGGCTGGAAAAGATCCTAGACTCTACGAATGTCCTATATACAGAAAACCGCAGAGAACTGACGCCAAATATGTCGGGTCCATAGATTTTGAAACCGATAGTAATCCGCGACACTGGACCCTCAGAGGAGTAGCGTTGCTGTGTGATATCAAATAAATTCACGAATGTCACAAAACAATCCTCAATAAAATGTTTGCTTACatggaaatattttttgttttaaaatagatcAATACTGTTTATTTTACAGTCTATTAACAAAAGTACAAGTATAGAAAATAACTTAAagacgaggcttgtggagagtattaaacagtAAGCAGCTTGGCcctgccctggcattgccgacgtccatgggcgacggtaaccattcactatCAGATGGGCCGAATACTCGTCtccctacaaaggcaattaaaataaacctaGTCGATAGTATTCCGATAGTGAGTtgattttttctattgcttttttttgttacggTATCACGTCTGACTACTACTCAACCGACCATGAAATTTTGCAGACAAGTTGTCAGGGGCGCAGAGAAAGGCATATGATTTCAATCAGTTTTATTTTCGAGAGATTACATACTTTTCCCAACTAGTTAGCTTAACAGCAAGTTTTTTCACCACTTGATAAAGGTACATCCACTGCAGCTAATTATCCGCACCCACATCCTACTACACAAGTAGGAATGGCTAGGTCGATATAATTAGGGCGAACTAAATGGGATATtggctgtatttttttttataaaaatagaaaccgtaataaaatctataatactttttttatttcatcatacaAGACAAGCACAAACGCTCCTCCCGTGCCTCTCAGGACATTCGAGAAGGCGCCCTTAAAGAAAGCACCGGCTCCCTCCGTTTTGAGGATGGTCGCCCAACAATGCGCCGTGCTCTTGTACTGGCGCTCATTGAGTGGTCGTCCGGACTGCATCATCATTCGACGACGGACAGTGTCCAAGGGATACGACGCAATACCGGCCACTGTAGTTACAGTCTGTTCAACACAAAATAAACTAGCCATTATGATGACCTTAATGACCTATTATATTAGGTTGGCctataatttaatatgtaaaCAAAATATCATTGAATTCAACGGTAATATTCCATAGTcgtagtggacgagctcacaaccaactgctgttaggtggttactggagcccatagacatttacaatgtaaatgcgccacccattttgagatataagttctaagatctcaatatacaacggctgccccgcccttcaaaccgaaacgcattactgcttctcggcagaaataggtagggtggtggtacctacccgtgcggactcacaagaggtcctaccaccagtaaactccacaagaagtcctaccaccaccaagCTACATCGGAAGCTATTTCTTAATACCCCTGCAATGCTTTTCAACTAATTCGCAACTAGAACTGACCTGAGCAATCATCCAAGTAATAAGAAGCGATGTATTCTTAGGATCGGGTAACATGTCGCGCGCCGTATCAAAGCATCCGAAGTATGTGGCGCGGTAGATGATGATGCCCTGAACGGACACTACGAAGCCTCGATAAAGCCCCATAGGACCGTCGGACTTGAGTGTCTTGATCAGACAGTTCACCAGCCCTGTAAATTCCTTGTCCTTGCCCTTTCCCACGTCAGCTGCTAATCTGTAACACGTTAAACACACTCAAATTATTACTTAAGACGAATAAAATACTGTCAACCCTATTTAGCCGGTTTCATTTCCAACTCCGCATTCTGCCCTTTCTAAAGAAAGACCCATCCTTTTACAAAGTTTCCTCCTAAAacacgaatttaaaaaaacgccAGAAATTGCGAATAGAATATAAGGGAACGTACTCATACTACGTGACCCGTTTGGGGGGGGGGGCGGAGTCTTTAAAATACTACGGTCAGTCACAAGAGCGGGGGGGTGGCTCAGGTTTTTGTCACGTAGTCGATTTTAGTCAGAGAAATCTCGTAATTTTTCGACCTATATTCGAATATATCGCGCAGTGTTTAGCGCTTTGTAAACTCACACTACATAATTCACTAGTAATTTAAGTGTGTATGCAGTCTTATGCAATAAAGACGACTatgaaccaattttttttttttgcgtgtgaaatgattaaaaatcataattatgaattactaCGTGAAAACTAAAGGAGGAGAGGGGTGTCTTGGCATATACTACGAGTGATCACCGAGGGGAGAGAGAGGTCGAAAAAACTAACTTGGTCACGTAGTATGGGTACTTTCCCTAATAGAACTTAACTGTTCGTTATTTGTATAATGAcattttattgtgatttttgaaattaataatattagtgctaagtttgtctatgggttaattggctcgacgagcgaattaacccatagacacagcccactgagtttctcgccggatcttctcagtgggtcgcgtttccgatccggtgatagattctgcgaagcattgctctagCTAGGACCAgcgttagcatcactccggtttgagccccgtgagctcacctacacgttagggtgacgctgaaatagcctctatcCATACATAGCCTtaatcagcaaaggtaggaaaaaaaaactggaaggGTTGAATTGGTTGCCCATAGTATATCCAATAAACTGAGAGCAGTCTATATTTGGATTGTCACATTTCGCCACAGATAGTTGCATAGATGCATTTcctttttttgcatagatggatgACTGGACTCACGACCCatttggtattaagtggctaccgggaCCCTAAGGCTAGACTATGTGAATGCAGTCATCCAGCTTGGTACATGAGGTCTAAGTATGAATTGCACAGCTATAACGGCCGCGCCACCCTTCATACCagaacgcattacagcttcgtggcagaaataaccAAAGCGTGGTGGCATCTACTCCTGCAGGCTCACAAAACACTACAATCCCTTGATCTTAGAATTTATTCGTGAGCATGTATTAAGTACgaatttctttataaaaattattagttCTCAGGGCGTCTAATCCATtacgttcttttttattgcctgagcaggcagatgagcatacggcccacctgatggtaagtggttgccatccctcatggacgtcagcaatgccaaagacagaaccgagccgctgcctatcgctgcCAAGCGCTGACTAGCCAACGACGCTAGTCAGGACGACCTACATTATTCTTCAAAATATGCACCATCAGCTATATTACCTTGTTCTAGCAAAATCCAACGGATATACGAAGCATAGCGATGTTGCTCCAGCAGCACCTCCTGAAGCTAAATTTCCAGCAAAATGACGCCAAAACTGCTTGTTCTTATCTACTCCCTCTAAAAATATGCCTTTGTACACGTCTTTGAAAGCAAAATTCAGCGCTTGTGTCGGAAAGTACCGTATTACGTTAGCCAAGTTTCCTCGCCAGAAAGACAAAAAACCTTGTTCTTTAGGTATTCGGACAAATGCGTCCACCATGCCTGTGAAATGATAAATgatagattttaaattaaagaattAATTCAATGCATTTCTTTTAtgtgcataaatgtaatttcattgaaaacatcagatttttttacCTTTATATCTTTTGTCTTCTGATATCTGTTTGGACACATGTTGAACTTGTAAAATAAGTTTAACTCTTTCAATTGGAGCAACTGCTGTTTTCGATATAGCAGCAGAAATTCCACCGGctaaaaaatcttttaaaaaaccATAGCTTGCTTCATCCTCTTTCTTTGGACCCTTCTTTTTATCTTTATCCGACATTCTCTAAACACTGACCAATAAGAAATTACCCTAGAAAGAAGCTGAAATTAAATAAGGATAAAACTTCTCACACAACACCCAtagaattattttgaataaacttaccACGGATTAATATCAGGGTTTAGGAGTGTCGGATGAAAGATTAAGCATTCTTCGAATTAAGCcactgtttaaaaataatttcaagtcGATATTTCACCAAAAACTTAACTTATTGACACTTTCATTCAAACTGTCATCGTGCATCCGATGggagaaaattttaaattcagaatttaCCACAGGAAGTTTGCATGCACGTAGAGGATttgtcaattaattaattaaattacgcTATTCAGGAACTTTAACTTTTGCATCTCACATTTCAGTGGACTAAGAATCGAGGAGAAATTGTTTCAATTCCTGGTTACGTCAAATTCATGcgataataaattatttgtcaaCAAAATATGCACACACGTACGCTTATACAGACGAAAAGTTAAATGTATggctttaaattgtttaaatccTTACTTCTACgtataaaatcgattaaaacttTTGAAATATCATGCTTTAATCACACGTTTCAAGTAAGAGTTCTTAGACCATTTTGCAATAGGTTAAAAGCCTCCTAgattatgaatattaaaatattgatgagtattaaatgaataaaattaccTACCTACTTGTTCGTAACTGACAAACTGATGCATAAATTCCTAAGACAAACCTTTTTGTTAAAACCAAATAGTTCAACTCCATGCGTAATAGATGGCGATGTTATAATTTCCTGAATCGGGTTAAAAGCTAgttttttttctgaattttaATCTTGGTACCTATATACGGAACGATATACGGAATCAAATCAACAAATATGGGTGGGTTCGCTAATTGCGCGATCACCTCCAAAGGAGGCCTAACAGTTCAAGGACAGCTGCTTGGCGAGTGATCGAGAGATCACGTAGGAGCCAATTATCGTCGAAgccctagacacgtctttacggattcatcagattcaataaccttagcattagacgccttcatcTCTAACACTGGGAGTAGGAATAAGTTTAGGGATCCTTgtaaccgtacttgtcgaactctacaaagagaccgacgtgcaatctaacctaaacccactgagttcctcgccggatcttctcagcgggtcgcgattccgatccggtagtagattcattggcg is a genomic window of Bombyx mori chromosome 1, ASM3026992v2 containing:
- the LOC101738591 gene encoding ADP,ATP carrier protein-like isoform X1 produces the protein MSDKDKKKGPKKEDEASYGFLKDFLAGGISAAISKTAVAPIERVKLILQVQHVSKQISEDKRYKGMVDAFVRIPKEQGFLSFWRGNLANVIRYFPTQALNFAFKDVYKGIFLEGVDKNKQFWRHFAGNLASGGAAGATSLCFVYPLDFARTRLAADVGKGKDKEFTGLVNCLIKTLKSDGPMGLYRGFVVSVQGIIIYRATYFGCFDTARDMLPDPKNTSLLITWMIAQTVTTVAGIASYPLDTVRRRMMMQSGRPLNERQYKSTAHCWATILKTEGAGAFFKGAFSNVLRGTGGAFVLVLYDEIKKVL